A region from the Methylocystis iwaonis genome encodes:
- the gpt gene encoding xanthine phosphoribosyltransferase, which yields MSPEQMIQMQDGPEKIFPVSWDMFHRDVRALAWRLAAIGGFSAIVAVTRGGLVPAGIIARELGIRVIETICVASYHEETEREALEVLKPLTETILSRPSEEVLVIDDLVDTGATAKAVREMLPKAHFATVYAKPQGLPMVDTFVTEVSQDTWIYFPWDTGLSFQAPIHKPARGR from the coding sequence ATGAGCCCGGAACAGATGATTCAAATGCAGGATGGGCCGGAAAAAATCTTTCCCGTCTCCTGGGACATGTTCCACCGGGACGTCCGGGCGCTCGCCTGGCGGCTTGCGGCGATCGGCGGTTTCTCGGCGATCGTCGCGGTGACCCGCGGCGGGCTGGTGCCGGCCGGCATCATCGCGCGCGAATTGGGGATTCGCGTCATCGAGACGATTTGCGTCGCGAGCTACCACGAGGAGACCGAGCGCGAAGCGCTCGAAGTCTTGAAGCCGCTCACGGAAACCATCCTGTCGCGCCCGAGCGAGGAGGTGCTGGTCATCGACGACCTCGTCGACACCGGGGCGACCGCCAAGGCCGTGCGCGAAATGCTCCCCAAAGCGCATTTCGCCACCGTCTACGCCAAGCCGCAGGGCCTGCCGATGGTGGACACTTTCGTCACCGAAGTCTCGCAGGACACCTGGATTTATTTCCCCTGGGACACGGGGCTCTCCTTCCAGGCGCCGATCCACAAGCCGGCGCGGGGGCGGTGA
- a CDS encoding Rieske (2Fe-2S) protein, translated as MDELFVICRTVEIDDAQAHGFVLMKAEESGETSPWPIIVTRKGNNFYGFENVCPHEGLRLDAQPGQFMDEEGNFLECGRHHAQFDIDTGECFIGPCQGRRLTPVKLVIDDGDVCVTGVMLADE; from the coding sequence ATGGACGAGCTTTTTGTGATTTGTCGAACAGTCGAGATCGACGACGCGCAGGCCCACGGCTTCGTGCTGATGAAGGCGGAAGAGAGTGGCGAAACCTCGCCCTGGCCGATCATCGTCACGCGCAAGGGCAACAACTTCTACGGTTTCGAAAATGTGTGCCCGCATGAGGGTCTCCGGCTCGACGCGCAGCCGGGCCAGTTCATGGACGAGGAAGGCAATTTCCTCGAATGCGGCCGGCACCATGCACAATTCGACATCGACACGGGCGAATGTTTCATCGGTCCCTGCCAGGGGCGGCGTCTGACTCCCGTCAAGCTCGTCATCGACGACGGCGACGTCTGCGTGACCGGCGTGATGCTTGCAGACGAATGA
- a CDS encoding class I SAM-dependent methyltransferase, with the protein MQNAKASLADSARFIKQWIENPRLIGAVQPSGPALAKTMASFVDLSREGPIVELGPGTGPVTKALLARGIPAERLVLVEYEGRFCHMLAERYPGVKIVQGDAYGLKKTLADKIDGQVATVVSSLPLLVRPERDRVELLHQAFELMGDDGLFIQFTYGLTVSPMPIHAHGLKGSYVGKGSAPVLLNIPPARVWRYRKAGHGSAVG; encoded by the coding sequence TTGCAGAACGCCAAAGCCTCGCTCGCCGACAGCGCCCGATTCATCAAGCAATGGATCGAAAATCCGCGGCTCATCGGCGCCGTCCAGCCCTCGGGGCCCGCGCTCGCCAAAACCATGGCGAGCTTTGTCGATCTTTCCCGCGAAGGTCCGATCGTGGAGCTTGGACCGGGCACCGGTCCCGTCACCAAGGCGCTGCTCGCGCGCGGCATTCCCGCCGAGCGGCTGGTGCTCGTCGAATATGAGGGGCGCTTCTGCCACATGCTCGCCGAGCGCTATCCCGGCGTGAAGATCGTGCAGGGCGACGCCTATGGGCTCAAGAAGACGCTCGCAGACAAGATCGACGGGCAGGTGGCGACGGTGGTCTCCAGCCTGCCGCTTCTCGTGCGCCCGGAACGCGATCGCGTCGAGCTGCTGCATCAGGCCTTCGAGCTGATGGGTGACGACGGTCTGTTCATCCAGTTCACCTATGGCCTGACCGTCTCGCCCATGCCGATCCATGCCCATGGGCTCAAAGGCTCCTATGTCGGGAAGGGCTCGGCGCCCGTTCTGTTGAACATCCCCCCGGCCCGCGTCTGGCGCTATCGCAAGGCCGGCCATGGCAGCGCAGTCGGGTGA
- the pyrF gene encoding orotidine-5'-phosphate decarboxylase, giving the protein MSQESARDRLIVALDFETVADARALIATLGEAVSFYKIGMELAYGGGLALAHELKDAGKRVFIDLKLHDIGATVERATRQIARMGVDFLTIHAYPQTMAAARAGAGELKLLAVTALTSYDDADLEEAGYAYGVADLVARRAGQAKAAGIDGLILSPLELATIRPLVGPDMLLVTPGVRPAGADVGDQKRITTPAQAIAASANHLVVGRPIIRAADPRAAAQAIVAEIEGA; this is encoded by the coding sequence GTGTCGCAAGAAAGCGCTAGAGACCGCCTGATCGTCGCCCTCGACTTCGAAACGGTCGCGGACGCGCGCGCCTTGATCGCGACGCTCGGCGAGGCCGTCTCTTTCTACAAGATCGGCATGGAGCTCGCCTATGGCGGCGGGCTGGCGCTGGCGCATGAGCTCAAGGACGCCGGCAAGCGCGTCTTCATCGACCTGAAGCTCCATGACATCGGCGCCACCGTCGAGCGCGCGACGCGGCAGATCGCGCGCATGGGCGTGGATTTCCTGACCATCCACGCCTATCCGCAGACCATGGCGGCGGCGCGCGCCGGGGCGGGCGAGCTGAAGCTTCTCGCCGTGACGGCGCTGACCTCTTATGACGACGCCGATCTCGAGGAGGCGGGCTACGCTTATGGCGTCGCCGACCTCGTCGCCCGCCGCGCCGGCCAGGCCAAGGCGGCGGGGATCGACGGGCTGATCCTTTCTCCGCTGGAGCTTGCGACAATCCGGCCGCTCGTCGGCCCGGACATGCTGCTCGTCACCCCCGGCGTGCGTCCCGCCGGCGCGGACGTCGGCGATCAAAAGCGCATCACAACCCCGGCCCAGGCGATCGCCGCAAGCGCCAATCACCTCGTCGTCGGCCGGCCGATCATCCGCGCCGCCGACCCGCGCGCGGCGGCGCAGGCCATCGTGGCGGAGATCGAGGGCGCCTAA
- a CDS encoding TadE/TadG family type IV pilus assembly protein — protein sequence MNRAKRCISHLAGLFRRSRSGSVAMIFALAAVPVMASIGAALDLASASMLKSRLQHAVDEAALVAARNASLTQAARQQLAQSSVITNMGSAASGLSLTVSETEPSAGLYQVNGALVVPTTVMRIVNINSTTVSAKAAASLGTAGAASSNSVCLLALSTTASPGLLANSSVVIDAPTCEIDVASKGWPAATFNGGDSFSVSKLCVAGTQILNNAGSIPALSTGCPVVSDPFAGKLPAVSVGACTVSNQNYSGNVTLNPGVYCGGFNFNGSGTVTFNPGLYVFKGVGWNMNSGWTMNGNGVTFYFADSSYMQINSGVTANLTAPTSGTYANILMYEPVGLAQSGFTINGQAGHSFQGLIYLPSRNITFNSMSNVTSDALTIVVNSVILNTLNWSFKSSAYSIAGAGGSSGGAVPRLVN from the coding sequence ATGAATCGCGCGAAACGCTGCATCTCACACTTGGCTGGACTCTTCCGGCGCTCACGCTCGGGCTCCGTAGCGATGATCTTCGCGCTCGCGGCCGTGCCGGTCATGGCGTCGATCGGCGCCGCCTTGGATCTCGCCTCGGCCTCCATGTTGAAGTCGCGTCTGCAGCACGCGGTCGACGAGGCGGCGCTCGTCGCGGCCAGAAACGCGAGCCTCACCCAGGCGGCGCGCCAGCAACTGGCTCAGTCGTCCGTCATCACGAATATGGGCTCGGCGGCGAGCGGCTTGAGTTTGACCGTCTCTGAAACAGAGCCGTCCGCCGGCCTCTATCAGGTGAACGGCGCTCTCGTCGTCCCGACGACCGTCATGAGAATTGTGAATATCAATTCGACCACGGTCAGCGCGAAGGCCGCCGCGAGCCTCGGGACAGCGGGGGCGGCGAGCTCGAACAGCGTTTGCCTCTTGGCGCTCAGCACGACCGCGAGCCCTGGATTGCTCGCCAATTCCAGTGTCGTCATCGATGCGCCGACCTGCGAGATCGACGTCGCCTCCAAGGGCTGGCCTGCGGCGACCTTCAACGGCGGCGACAGCTTCTCCGTTTCCAAGCTCTGCGTCGCGGGCACGCAAATCCTCAACAACGCCGGATCGATCCCGGCGCTCAGCACGGGGTGCCCGGTCGTCTCCGATCCCTTTGCGGGCAAGCTCCCGGCGGTCTCCGTCGGCGCCTGCACCGTCAGCAATCAGAATTACTCGGGCAATGTGACGCTCAACCCCGGGGTCTATTGCGGCGGATTCAATTTCAACGGCAGCGGGACGGTCACCTTCAATCCAGGTCTCTATGTGTTCAAGGGCGTCGGCTGGAACATGAACAGCGGCTGGACGATGAACGGCAATGGGGTGACCTTCTATTTTGCCGATTCGTCCTACATGCAGATCAACAGCGGCGTAACGGCGAATCTGACCGCCCCGACCTCCGGAACCTACGCGAATATCCTGATGTACGAGCCCGTCGGCCTGGCGCAGTCAGGGTTCACCATCAACGGACAGGCGGGCCACAGCTTCCAGGGGCTCATTTACCTGCCGAGCCGAAACATCACCTTCAACAGCATGTCCAACGTCACCTCGGACGCCCTGACGATCGTGGTCAACTCGGTCATTTTGAACACGCTGAATTGGAGCTTCAAGAGCTCCGCCTATTCGATCGCCGGCGCAGGCGGCTCTAGCGGCGGCGCCGTGCCGCGGCTCGTGAATTGA
- a CDS encoding HIT family protein, whose product MTNASCPFCDRASLSILCENDLAFAMHDKYPVRPLHSLILPKRHAFDVFDTTLDERECMHRLAEALRGDIMRADHSVGGFNFGSNIGAAAGQKIFHAHLHLIPRRAGDTPPPPARQG is encoded by the coding sequence ATGACGAACGCTTCCTGCCCTTTTTGCGATCGAGCTTCATTATCGATCCTTTGCGAGAATGATCTCGCTTTCGCCATGCACGACAAATATCCAGTCCGCCCGCTTCACAGTCTGATCCTGCCGAAGCGGCACGCTTTCGATGTTTTCGATACGACGCTGGACGAGCGCGAATGCATGCATCGGCTGGCGGAGGCGCTGCGTGGCGACATCATGCGCGCCGACCACAGCGTGGGGGGCTTCAATTTCGGCTCGAATATCGGCGCGGCGGCGGGGCAGAAGATTTTTCACGCCCATCTGCATCTCATTCCGCGCAGAGCCGGCGATACGCCGCCGCCGCCCGCACGCCAAGGCTGA
- the hpnE gene encoding hydroxysqualene dehydroxylase HpnE, with protein sequence MSETIHIIGAGLAGLSCAVRLADEGKRVRLYEAARMAGGRCRSYVDATLGLTIDNGNHLLLSGNTAARDYGARIGASDALVGPEQCEFDFLDFETGRRWKLRPNDSKLPWWVFFADRRVPGTGPLDYLDAGRLLFAKQGATIGATMRCEGLLWEKLWRPVMLSALNIEPSEAAATLAGAVLRETLAAGGAACRPLVAKGGLGHAFIEPALRKLQAQGVEPRFGARLREIVFDGEGARALRFADEEIALGDQDRVVLAVPAWIAEELIPGLVTPDDHRAILNVHFKIAPPPGQPLLLGMVGSLSEWLFAFDDRLSVTISGADRLMDAPREALAEKIWAEVATASGLPRELPPWQIVKEKRATFAATPAQEARRPGAQTQWRNLFLAGDWTATGLPATIEGTIRSGYKAAALAGA encoded by the coding sequence GTGAGCGAAACGATCCACATCATTGGCGCGGGGCTCGCCGGCCTCTCCTGCGCCGTGCGCCTCGCGGACGAAGGCAAGAGGGTCAGGCTGTATGAAGCCGCGCGCATGGCGGGCGGGCGCTGCCGCTCCTATGTCGACGCGACGCTCGGCCTGACGATCGACAATGGCAACCATCTGCTGCTCTCGGGCAACACGGCCGCGCGCGATTACGGCGCGCGCATCGGCGCGAGCGACGCGCTCGTGGGCCCGGAACAGTGCGAATTCGACTTCCTCGATTTCGAGACGGGCCGGCGCTGGAAGCTGCGTCCCAACGATTCGAAGCTCCCCTGGTGGGTTTTCTTCGCCGACCGACGCGTGCCGGGCACGGGACCGCTCGATTATCTCGACGCCGGCAGGCTCCTTTTCGCCAAGCAGGGCGCGACCATCGGCGCGACCATGCGTTGCGAGGGCCTGCTCTGGGAGAAGCTTTGGCGTCCGGTGATGCTCTCGGCGCTCAATATCGAGCCCAGCGAAGCCGCCGCCACGCTCGCCGGCGCCGTGCTGCGCGAGACGCTTGCGGCAGGCGGCGCGGCCTGTCGGCCGCTCGTCGCCAAGGGCGGGCTGGGCCACGCCTTCATCGAGCCGGCGCTGCGCAAGCTGCAGGCGCAGGGCGTTGAGCCGCGCTTTGGGGCGCGGCTGCGCGAGATCGTTTTCGACGGCGAGGGCGCCCGCGCGCTGCGCTTCGCCGACGAGGAGATTGCGCTTGGCGATCAGGATCGCGTCGTGCTGGCGGTTCCGGCCTGGATTGCTGAGGAGCTGATCCCGGGGCTCGTCACGCCGGACGATCACCGCGCGATTCTCAACGTGCATTTCAAGATCGCGCCGCCGCCTGGCCAGCCCTTGCTGCTCGGCATGGTGGGCTCGCTCTCCGAATGGCTCTTCGCCTTCGACGACCGGCTCTCGGTCACGATCAGCGGCGCCGACCGGCTGATGGACGCGCCGCGCGAGGCTTTGGCCGAGAAAATCTGGGCCGAGGTCGCGACCGCATCCGGACTGCCGCGCGAACTGCCGCCCTGGCAGATCGTGAAGGAAAAGCGCGCGACCTTCGCCGCGACGCCCGCGCAGGAGGCGCGCCGTCCGGGAGCGCAGACGCAATGGCGCAATCTGTTCCTCGCGGGCGATTGGACCGCGACGGGGCTGCCGGCGACCATCGAGGGCACGATAAGGTCGGGGTATAAGGCTGCGGCGCTCGCTGGGGCGTGA
- the hpnD gene encoding presqualene diphosphate synthase HpnD — protein MTIESFNDIAPLNTQPIAVKSSFYLAMRILEPARRDAMFAIYAFCRAVDDIADDEGDREARREALDHWRYDLDELYAGRIRPRSAFLADPVRRYRLDRADFEAIIDGMAMDVEEDICAPDWETLELYCDRVASAVGRLSVRAFGLVEEDEAQLPTGPKLLAYHLGRALQLTNILRDLDEDAARGRLYLPREALDEAGVTTQAPHAALASPALDQVCAPVMQRAREHFEQADLVMAGLPKAAVKAPYLMAAGYRSILDGLTTRGFAPPRAPVRVSKLKLVGALVRHAFL, from the coding sequence ATGACCATCGAAAGCTTCAACGACATCGCGCCTTTGAACACGCAGCCCATCGCGGTCAAAAGCTCCTTTTATCTCGCCATGCGCATTCTGGAGCCGGCGCGGCGCGACGCCATGTTCGCCATCTACGCCTTCTGCCGCGCGGTGGACGACATCGCCGACGACGAAGGCGATCGCGAGGCGCGCCGCGAGGCGCTCGATCACTGGCGCTACGATCTCGATGAACTCTACGCCGGCCGCATCCGCCCGCGCAGCGCCTTCCTCGCCGATCCTGTCCGCCGTTACCGGCTCGACCGCGCCGATTTCGAGGCGATCATCGACGGCATGGCGATGGATGTCGAAGAAGACATTTGCGCGCCCGATTGGGAAACGCTCGAGCTTTATTGCGACCGCGTCGCCAGCGCCGTGGGGCGTCTGTCGGTGCGCGCTTTCGGCCTTGTCGAAGAAGACGAAGCCCAATTGCCCACCGGCCCCAAGCTCCTCGCCTATCATCTCGGCCGCGCCCTGCAGCTCACCAATATCCTGCGCGACCTCGACGAAGACGCCGCCCGCGGACGGCTCTATCTGCCGCGCGAGGCGTTGGATGAGGCCGGCGTCACGACGCAGGCGCCGCACGCCGCCCTTGCGAGCCCGGCGCTCGATCAGGTCTGCGCGCCGGTGATGCAGCGGGCGCGCGAGCATTTCGAGCAGGCGGACCTCGTGATGGCGGGCCTGCCGAAGGCGGCGGTGAAGGCGCCTTATCTGATGGCCGCCGGCTACCGCTCCATCCTCGACGGCCTCACCACGCGCGGCTTCGCGCCGCCGCGCGCGCCCGTTCGGGTGTCCAAGCTGAAGCTCGTCGGCGCTCTGGTTCGGCACGCCTTCCTGTGA
- a CDS encoding ChaB family protein, giving the protein MPYRTNDDLPENLQRLLPLHAQDIFREAFNHAFADHQGDPRQEEAAHRIAWAAVKRSYVKTKEGWRRRED; this is encoded by the coding sequence TTGCCTTATCGGACGAATGACGACCTGCCCGAAAATCTCCAGCGGCTTCTGCCGCTGCATGCGCAGGATATTTTCCGCGAGGCCTTCAACCACGCTTTCGCCGATCACCAAGGCGATCCCCGCCAGGAGGAGGCGGCGCATCGGATCGCCTGGGCGGCGGTGAAGCGCAGCTATGTGAAGACGAAAGAAGGCTGGCGGCGCCGGGAGGATTGA
- a CDS encoding glycosyltransferase — MVLTLIALAGLAAWLYLLIFNSGFWRLTEHDRRFAPAGAVVPQGAHVVAIVPARDEAEVIATSVASLLQQEFSGRFEVVLVDDESTDGTADVARAKAAELGAAERLTILQSGGPSDGWTGKIAAMHRGFTYMRGLEKQPDFVLFCDADIAFAPPVLSRLVAGATARKTVLSSLMVKLRCESAAEKWFVPAFVFFFQMLYPFRAVNDPKSKVAGAAGGVMLVRPGALAEAGGLPAIREALIDDCALGALMKRQGPIWLGLTDDVHSLRPYPRLADIEKMVTRSAYAQLDYSPVKLAGALLGMIVVYLAPPLLAIFGAPPAREIGLVAWMIMAQAYMPSLRFYGLSRARAFALPLIAACYTWFTVVSASRHMRGRGGEWKGRFQAPA; from the coding sequence ATGGTTTTGACCCTCATCGCTCTCGCCGGGCTCGCCGCCTGGCTCTATCTCCTGATTTTCAATTCGGGTTTCTGGCGGCTCACCGAGCACGACCGAAGATTCGCGCCCGCAGGCGCGGTCGTTCCGCAGGGCGCCCATGTCGTCGCCATCGTCCCGGCGCGCGATGAGGCGGAGGTGATCGCGACCAGCGTCGCCTCCCTGCTGCAGCAGGAATTTTCCGGCCGTTTCGAGGTCGTTCTGGTCGACGACGAGAGCACGGACGGCACGGCCGACGTCGCCCGGGCCAAAGCCGCCGAGCTTGGCGCCGCCGAGCGCCTGACCATCCTCCAATCCGGCGGCCCCTCGGACGGCTGGACCGGCAAGATCGCCGCCATGCACCGCGGCTTCACTTATATGCGCGGCCTCGAGAAGCAGCCCGACTTCGTGCTCTTCTGCGACGCCGACATCGCCTTCGCGCCGCCGGTTCTCTCCCGCCTCGTCGCCGGCGCCACGGCGCGCAAGACCGTGCTGTCCTCGCTGATGGTGAAGCTGCGCTGCGAGAGCGCGGCGGAGAAATGGTTCGTCCCGGCCTTCGTCTTCTTTTTCCAGATGCTCTACCCCTTCCGCGCCGTGAACGACCCCAAGAGCAAGGTCGCGGGCGCGGCAGGCGGGGTGATGCTGGTCCGTCCCGGGGCTTTGGCCGAGGCAGGCGGCCTGCCGGCGATCCGCGAGGCGCTGATCGATGATTGCGCGCTCGGCGCGCTGATGAAGCGCCAGGGGCCGATCTGGCTCGGCCTCACCGACGATGTCCACAGCCTGCGCCCCTATCCGCGTCTTGCGGACATCGAAAAAATGGTGACGCGCTCGGCCTACGCCCAGCTCGATTATTCGCCCGTGAAGCTCGCCGGCGCGTTGCTCGGCATGATCGTCGTCTATCTTGCGCCGCCATTGCTCGCCATCTTCGGGGCGCCGCCGGCGCGGGAGATCGGGCTCGTCGCCTGGATGATCATGGCGCAGGCCTATATGCCGAGCTTGCGCTTCTACGGCCTGTCGCGGGCGCGGGCCTTCGCTTTGCCGTTAATCGCGGCGTGTTATACGTGGTTTACCGTCGTTTCGGCCTCGCGGCACATGCGCGGCCGCGGCGGCGAGTGGAAAGGTCGTTTCCAGGCGCCCGCCTGA
- a CDS encoding competence/damage-inducible protein A, which produces MTEAATGEAPATAAVLIIGDEILSGRTQDVNTRYIANYLAQIGVDLREARVVPDDEVEIVAALNALRARYSYVFTTGGIGPTHDDITADAVGKAFGVEVVEDPDAIALLSERFTEQELNPARRRMARVPKGAALVRNAASKAPGFWIDNVIVMAGVPVIMQSMMDTVGPLLRSGPPIQVETIEAGAIPEGTYALKLEAIALAHEGVSIGSYPRFSSAGIRNQIVLRSRDAASLDLATRAVRAMLVELAP; this is translated from the coding sequence ATGACAGAAGCCGCAACAGGCGAGGCGCCCGCGACGGCGGCGGTTCTCATCATTGGCGACGAGATCCTTTCCGGCCGCACGCAGGACGTGAACACGCGCTACATCGCCAATTATCTGGCCCAGATCGGCGTCGATCTGCGTGAAGCGCGCGTCGTGCCGGACGACGAAGTCGAGATTGTCGCGGCGCTCAACGCCCTGCGCGCGCGTTATAGTTACGTCTTCACCACGGGCGGCATCGGCCCAACCCACGACGACATCACCGCCGACGCCGTAGGCAAGGCCTTCGGCGTCGAGGTTGTGGAAGACCCGGACGCTATCGCCTTGCTGAGCGAGCGCTTCACCGAGCAAGAACTCAACCCCGCCCGCCGCCGCATGGCGCGGGTGCCTAAGGGAGCGGCGCTGGTGCGCAACGCCGCCTCCAAGGCGCCGGGCTTCTGGATCGACAATGTCATCGTCATGGCCGGCGTGCCGGTTATCATGCAATCGATGATGGATACGGTCGGGCCGCTGCTCAGGTCCGGCCCGCCCATCCAGGTTGAAACCATCGAAGCGGGCGCGATCCCGGAAGGGACTTACGCATTGAAGCTCGAGGCAATCGCGCTGGCGCATGAGGGGGTGAGCATCGGCTCCTATCCCCGTTTCTCCAGCGCCGGCATCAGAAACCAGATCGTGCTGCGCAGCCGCGACGCCGCCAGTCTCGACCTTGCCACGCGCGCCGTCCGCGCCATGCTCGTAGAACTCGCGCCATGA
- a CDS encoding MipA/OmpV family protein, whose amino-acid sequence MSKLLGKCCLAALVSVSAAKAESLADPKPVSGWIVTVSAHGGFSQTWEGSKNLSPFLLPGLSMRRPGASVGFSAPDEAPGFALYDNGFLKAGVSGRLRGPRQQSSWGELHGVHDIDWTVEAGGFAEFWTFQKLRARAELRHGFLGHHGMIAEIYLDWVEKHGAWTFSIGPRLTIGDQAYMNKLFGVTWKDALGNGSVPPYVAAWGVKSFGAMAAVKYDWSQDWSTTAFLRYNRLVGSAAASPLVTNLGSANQWMLGLSVSYSFYVDMF is encoded by the coding sequence ATGTCGAAATTACTTGGAAAATGCTGTCTGGCCGCCCTTGTTTCCGTGTCGGCTGCAAAAGCGGAAAGTCTCGCCGATCCCAAGCCGGTCTCCGGATGGATCGTCACCGTGAGCGCGCATGGCGGCTTCTCGCAGACCTGGGAGGGGTCGAAAAATCTGTCGCCCTTCCTTCTGCCGGGCTTGTCGATGCGGCGCCCTGGCGCTTCGGTCGGCTTCAGCGCGCCGGACGAAGCGCCCGGCTTTGCGCTCTATGACAACGGCTTTCTGAAAGCGGGCGTTTCCGGCCGGCTGCGCGGCCCGCGCCAACAATCATCATGGGGAGAGCTCCATGGCGTCCATGACATCGATTGGACGGTCGAAGCGGGCGGATTTGCCGAATTCTGGACCTTCCAGAAGCTGCGCGCGCGGGCCGAGCTACGCCATGGCTTCCTCGGCCATCACGGCATGATCGCCGAGATTTATCTCGACTGGGTGGAAAAGCACGGCGCCTGGACCTTTTCCATCGGCCCGCGCCTGACGATCGGCGATCAGGCTTACATGAACAAGCTTTTCGGCGTCACCTGGAAGGACGCGCTGGGCAATGGCTCCGTTCCACCCTATGTCGCGGCCTGGGGCGTGAAATCCTTCGGCGCCATGGCCGCCGTGAAATACGACTGGTCGCAGGATTGGTCGACGACCGCCTTCCTTCGCTACAACCGCCTCGTCGGCAGCGCGGCGGCCAGCCCATTGGTCACCAATCTCGGCTCGGCTAATCAATGGATGCTCGGCCTGAGCGTTTCCTACAGCTTCTACGTCGACATGTTTTGA
- the hpnC gene encoding squalene synthase HpnC, whose translation MIDIADTSSGKTHRDENFPVASVLIAPRHRAPILAFYDFVRAADDISDHATLTPEQKLDLLDRLDAALVGNGPDEPVAARLREQCRARRLDPQHARDLIVAFKRDVTYLRYRDWDDLIYYCRYSAMPVGRFVCDVHGEDPARVWAANDALCAALQVINHLQDCAKDYRNLNRVYITAEALSAHGGAVEMLNAARAPAPLLAAIRDLNEKTAALLDESRIFADLIDDTRLAMEVGAIQTLAERLVLRLRIADPLCEKVHEGKLGFALAGAMGAAGALIRRISRPRRKTADVPQ comes from the coding sequence ATGATCGACATTGCCGATACAAGCTCCGGCAAGACGCACCGCGACGAGAATTTTCCCGTCGCCTCGGTTCTCATCGCGCCGCGCCATCGCGCGCCGATCCTGGCCTTCTATGATTTCGTGCGCGCGGCGGACGACATCTCCGACCATGCCACGCTGACGCCCGAGCAGAAGCTCGACCTCCTCGACCGGCTCGACGCCGCCCTGGTCGGCAATGGCCCCGACGAGCCCGTCGCGGCGCGGCTGCGGGAGCAATGCCGCGCGCGCCGCCTCGATCCGCAGCACGCGCGCGATCTCATCGTCGCCTTCAAGCGCGACGTCACTTACTTGCGCTATCGCGATTGGGACGACCTCATCTACTACTGCCGCTATTCGGCGATGCCGGTCGGCCGTTTCGTCTGCGATGTGCACGGCGAAGACCCGGCGCGCGTCTGGGCCGCCAATGACGCGCTTTGCGCCGCCTTGCAGGTGATCAACCATTTGCAGGATTGCGCGAAGGACTATCGCAATCTGAACCGCGTCTACATCACCGCCGAGGCGCTTTCCGCCCATGGCGGGGCGGTCGAGATGCTGAACGCGGCGCGCGCGCCGGCGCCGCTTCTGGCCGCTATCCGCGACCTCAACGAGAAAACCGCCGCGCTGCTCGACGAGTCGCGCATTTTCGCCGATCTGATCGACGATACGCGGCTGGCGATGGAAGTCGGCGCGATTCAAACGCTCGCCGAGCGGCTCGTCTTGCGGTTGCGGATCGCCGATCCGCTGTGCGAGAAGGTGCATGAAGGCAAGCTCGGCTTTGCGCTCGCGGGCGCGATGGGCGCAGCCGGCGCCTTGATCCGGCGCATCTCCCGCCCGCGCCGCAAAACGGCGGATGTTCCCCAATGA